Proteins found in one Leguminivora glycinivorella isolate SPB_JAAS2020 chromosome 22, LegGlyc_1.1, whole genome shotgun sequence genomic segment:
- the LOC125237662 gene encoding bifunctional peptidase and (3S)-lysyl hydroxylase JMJD7-like isoform X2, with protein sequence MSSIITDALNVLHEESSDLYLGEGLSETRALEPLEFFREYVSKNIPVIIRGACDSWPATNKWNADYFRKTIPDKKVTVAVTPNGLADGITVNDEGKEYFVMPYEAEMTMTEFLDCLEQKRENYIPYIQKQNSNLTEDFKELLCDVKPEIPFASEAFNKSPDAVNFWMGDDRAVTSMHKDPYENIYCVIDGYKEFILIPPTDLPLVPYHRYPRAEFKYSDHWEIEPVKDDDETGLPWICVDPKQPNYSKYPQFKKAHKYRIRLDKGDCLYLPSLWFHHVTQSHGCIAVNYWYDMDFDIKYCYFKMLEKMCKF encoded by the exons ATGAGTAGTATTATTACTGATGCTCTTAATGTCCTGCACGAGGAATCATCAG ATTTATATTTGGGTGAGGGTCTCTCTGAAACACGGGCATTAGAGCCACTAGAGTTCTTCAGGGAATATGTATCAAAGAAC ATACCAGTTATCATCAGAGGAGCCTGTGATTCCTGGCCGGCTACAAATAAGTGGAATGCTGACTATTTTAG aaaAACAATACCAGATAAAAAGGTGACGGTAGCAGTCACCCCCAATGGTCTTGCGGATGGCATCACCGTCAATGATGAGGGGAAGGAATATTTTGTCATGCCATATGAAGCGGAGATGACAATGACAGAGTTTTTAGATTGCTTGGAGCAGAAAAG AGAAAACTACATACCATACATACAGAAACAAAATTCCAATCTAACGGAAGATTTCAAAGAGCTATTATGTGATGTAAAACCAGAAATACCATTTGCCAGTGAGGCATTCAATAAGTCACCGGACGCTGTCAATTTTTGGATGGGAGACGACAGGGCTGTCACGTCAA TGCACAAAGACCCATACGAGAATATCTACTGCGTGATAGATGGTTACAAAGAGTTCATCCTCATACCCCCTACGGACTTACCTCTAGTACCTTACCACCGTTACCCTAGAGCTGAGTTCAAGTATAGTGATCACTGGGAAATAGAGCCGGTTAAAGATGATGATGAAACTGGCCTGCCTTGGATTTGTGTAG ACCCTAAGCAGCCaaattactcaaaatacccCCAATTTAAGAAGGCCCACAAATATAGGATACGTCTAGACAAAGGCGACTGCTTATACCTGCCCAGCCTTTGGTTCCACCACGTAACACAGAGCCATGGGTGCATAGCTGTCAACTATTGGTACGACATGGATTTTGAtattaaatattgttattttaaaatGCTGGAGAAAATGTGTAAgttttag
- the LOC125237662 gene encoding bifunctional peptidase and (3S)-lysyl hydroxylase JMJD7-like isoform X1: protein MSSIITDALNVLHEESSDLYLGEGLSETRALEPLEFFREYVSKNIPVIIRGACDSWPATNKWNADYFRKTIPDKKVTVAVTPNGLADGITVNDEGKEYFVMPYEAEMTMTEFLDCLEQKRENYIPYIQKQNSNLTEDFKELLCDVKPEIPFASEAFNKSPDAVNFWMGDDRAVTSMHKDPYENIYCVIDGYKEFILIPPTDLPLVPYHRYPRAEFKYSDHWEIEPVKDDDETGLPWICVDPKQPNYSKYPQFKKAHKYRIRLDKGDCLYLPSLWFHHVTQSHGCIAVNYWYDMDFDIKYCYFKMLEKMCKF from the exons ATGAGTAGTATTATTACTGATGCTCTTAATGTCCTGCACGAGGAATCATCAG ATTTATATTTGGGTGAGGGTCTCTCTGAAACACGGGCATTAGAGCCACTAGAGTTCTTCAGGGAATATGTATCAAAGAACATACCAGTTATCATCAGAGGAGCCTGTGATTCCTGGCCGGCTACAAATAAGTGGAATGCTGACTATTTTAG aaaAACAATACCAGATAAAAAGGTGACGGTAGCAGTCACCCCCAATGGTCTTGCGGATGGCATCACCGTCAATGATGAGGGGAAGGAATATTTTGTCATGCCATATGAAGCGGAGATGACAATGACAGAGTTTTTAGATTGCTTGGAGCAGAAAAG AGAAAACTACATACCATACATACAGAAACAAAATTCCAATCTAACGGAAGATTTCAAAGAGCTATTATGTGATGTAAAACCAGAAATACCATTTGCCAGTGAGGCATTCAATAAGTCACCGGACGCTGTCAATTTTTGGATGGGAGACGACAGGGCTGTCACGTCAA TGCACAAAGACCCATACGAGAATATCTACTGCGTGATAGATGGTTACAAAGAGTTCATCCTCATACCCCCTACGGACTTACCTCTAGTACCTTACCACCGTTACCCTAGAGCTGAGTTCAAGTATAGTGATCACTGGGAAATAGAGCCGGTTAAAGATGATGATGAAACTGGCCTGCCTTGGATTTGTGTAG ACCCTAAGCAGCCaaattactcaaaatacccCCAATTTAAGAAGGCCCACAAATATAGGATACGTCTAGACAAAGGCGACTGCTTATACCTGCCCAGCCTTTGGTTCCACCACGTAACACAGAGCCATGGGTGCATAGCTGTCAACTATTGGTACGACATGGATTTTGAtattaaatattgttattttaaaatGCTGGAGAAAATGTGTAAgttttag